Proteins encoded in a region of the Drosophila busckii strain San Diego stock center, stock number 13000-0081.31 chromosome 2L, ASM1175060v1, whole genome shotgun sequence genome:
- the LOC108607081 gene encoding uncharacterized protein LOC108607081 isoform X1 has product MSRRANFLDANDAYREQNLRFVRNELEDNINQYFVGAGGNGGADADAGAMVAPPRDSIVVQPTAGRRDRNMADMRLRRQYFLNLGFDKNQAHGMAVASMDVPNFDLHKMQQHQQHHLNADPRQIRSLQLNDNMLREIEDMIEECQQRIRERPCTPPPPTDINWSVSPEASPQARRRMPVSRGTSPVDFRQERDFQRNASDQRPSDRRANFQPDRYENMPHRNRNSPPEFQNRNQYFNDEPQTYNRNDNMRAEQREMYNDNFHLRNEEIMHYNHNYNKRGQMQQDYNRKEALAGPERDYEQRSPNFERNMNYRNMETQNFNHNQNFRQIEYHNNSNSRFVGNNRQTNNEFDYNRANAECRDMPANNNAQCMHRNTNFNINISHDNFEESRRYDNNNFNTRCGSVNGNNGRNLRFENYGPDNVAFDDQRASSEDRFNEPRGFRMNQSNVNNLPNRQFQRTICLTNFDNFPENHQSGFVSFEDADYNERQTIDRQNFMPRNNSESEQYQTANYINNGAQANWPNNNAEHSSGSIDQSNRAKVRSRLGPFRKLEDVVGQRPMSNKAYTSIDITDDDDVPTTSRRMESIGKQPSKQIGKAIGIGQKRAAEEPIQELTKSQARKRKIAERRGFFIGGQRLPYLRDYSMTWPQPEHRSYAVRFFKQKPNYNTSIFADEAQEANVVFDVSDEDGSDAEFPVENNKSQALQLGKRKKRSIRADIEKSWITVYRDKNYKCWHTWWSAFKWCEAEINKKLETYGPLNVELKFLPFFKHKHKNLTIGEVLRSAHFALEENTSRFITNMRTFFVLMNETFLANLSPHSMKKLQNMIRNTANHLWVYKMRSMLYLWSEYYNCAQTNNLSAVQARWKNPVFHWMARQAFQELKAISAIEWPEHNEQYNDI; this is encoded by the exons ATGTCGCGCCGTGCTAACTTTCTGGATGCGAATGACGCTTACCGCGAACAGAATTTGCGGTTTGTACGG AACGAGCTTGAGGACAATATTAATCAGTATTTTGTTGGAGCGGGCGGCAATGGTGGTGCTGATGCTGACGCAGGTGCCATGGTAGCTCCACCGCGCGACTCTATTGTAGTGCAGCCCACTGCCG GCAGGAGAGACAGGAATATGGCCGACATGCGTCTACGTCGTCAGTACTTTCTTAATCTGGGATTCGATAAAAACCAGGCACATGGCATGGCCGTCGCTTCGATGGACGTGCCCAACTTTGACTTgcacaaaatgcagcagcatcagcaacatcacCTGAATGCTGATCCACGCCAAATCCGTAGCCTGCAGCTGAACGACAATATGCTGCGCGAAATAGAAGATATGATCGAGGAATGTCAGCAGCGTATCCGCGAACGCCCATgcacgccgccgccgccaactgATATCAATTGGAGTGTTAGTCCCGAAGCTTCACCTCAGGCTAGACGACGCATGCCAGTATCACGTGGAACAAGTCCCGTTGACTTCAGACAAGAAAGGGACTTTCAACGTAATGCCTCTGATCAACGTCCGTCTGATCGTAGAGCCAATTTCCAGCCAGATCGTTACGAGAACATGCCGCATCGTAATAGGAACTCACCGCCGGAGTTTCAAAATCGTAACCAGTATTTTAATGATGAGCCACAGACATATAATCGTAATGATAATATGCGTGCCGAGCAAAGAGAAATGTACAAtgataattttcatttaagaaatgaagaaattatgcattacaatcataattataataaacgtGGTCAAATGCAGCAAGATTATAATCGCAAGGAAGCCCTTGCGGGTCCAGAGCGGGACTATGAACAGCGCTCGCCAAATTTCGAAAGAAATATGAATTATCGTAACATggaaacacaaaattttaatcaCAATCAAAACTTTCGTCAAATTGAATATCATAACAATAGTAATTCAAGATTTGTTGGCAATAATCGTCAAACCAATAATGAATTCGACTATAACCGAGCAAATGCTGAATGCAGAGATATGCctgcaaataataatgcacAATGTATGCATCGTAATacgaattttaatattaatatcaGTCATGATAATTTTGAAGAAAGTCGTAGATatgataacaacaattttaacacACGTTGTGGATCTGTCAATGGAAACAATGGCCGCAATCTAAGGTTTGAAAACTATGGGCCAGATAATGTTGCATTCGACGATCAACGTGCAAGCTCTGAGGATCGCTTTAATGAGCCGCGTGGTTTCAGAATGAACCAAAGCAATGTCAACAACTTACCAAACCGACAGTTTCAACGTACCATCTGTTTAACTAACTTTGATAATTTTCCGGAGAATCATCAGTCTGGTTTTGTTAGCTTTGAAGATGCGGATTATAATGAGCGCCAAACAATTGATCGTCAGAATTTTATGCCACGAAATAATTCTGAGTCTGAGCAATACCAGACAGCCAATTACATAAACAATGGAGCTCAAGCAAACTGGCCAAATAATAATGCCGAACATAGCAGCGGCTCGATCGATCAATCCAATAGAGCCAAAGTTCGTAGTCGACTTGGTCCTTTTAGGAAATTGGAGGACGTAGTCGGGCAGCGGCCTATGAGCAACAAAGCATATACTAGCATAGATATCACTGATGATGACGATGTGCCCACAACTAGCAGAAGAATGGAGTCAATTGGCAAGCAGCctagcaaacaaattggcaaagcaattg gtATCGGTCAGAAACGCGCTGCTGAGGAACCCATTCAGGAATTAACTAAATCCCAAGCAAGGAAACGTAAAATTGCAGAGAGGCGAGGTTTTTTTATTGGCGGCCAGCGACTGCCCTATCTGAGAGATTATAGCATGACATGGCCACAGCCGGAGCACAGATCTTATGCAGTTAGATTTTTCAAACAGAAGCCAAACTATAATACATCCATATTTGCTGATGAGGCTCAGGAGGCTAATGTAGTGTTTGATGTAAGCGATGAAGATGGCTCAGATGCCGAATTCCCAGTGGAAAATAATAAGAGCCAAGCTCTACAATTGGGCAAAAGGAAGAAAAGAAGTATACGTGCCGATATTGAAAAATCCTGGATAACTGTCTACCGTGACAAGAATTACAAGTGTTGGCACACATGGTGGAGTGCCTTCAAGTGGTGTGAGgccgaaataaataaaaagctagaGACATATGGTCCATTGAATGTGGAACTTAAGTTTTTGCccttttttaaacataaacacaaaaacttAACGATAGGTGAGGTATTAAGATCGGCTCACTTTGCTCTGGAGGAAAATACATCCAGATTTATTACCAATATGAGAACATTTTTTGTGCTGATGAATGAAACTTTTCTTGCTAATCTCTCGCCGCACTCAATGAAAAAATTACAGAATATGATACGCAATACTGCGAACCACTTGTGGGTTTATAAAATGCGTAGCATGCTCTATTTATGGTCGGAGTACTATAACTGCGCCCAAACAAATAATCTTAGCGCTGTGCAGGCCAGATGGAAAAATCCTGTATTCCATTGGATGGCCAGGCAAGCGTTTCAAGAGCTTAAG GCTATAAGTGCCATTGAATGGCCTGAACACAATGAACAGTATAAtgatatttaa
- the LOC108607081 gene encoding PIH1 domain-containing protein 1 isoform X2: protein MSRRANFLDANDAYREQNLRFVRNELEDNINQYFVGAGGNGGADADAGAMVAPPRDSIVVQPTAGFCVKSFKVNSNEKFFINVCQAPEIPSPKDVTDEELIGILESTEPGSFRVPMSISELRHTKDRSNNSVEVCDIAINTKFLLKIKKSQLFNNFFLQIVAEALSEKYNIQISMDKTITLSNRKFIGTLVSHRVRNDDVKRVASSNASPEQQAQSANESKLVQEIDAAHAANIRQNYFKNREPQYKLRARIRDDNVDEIHAELYLPNCVSSQEVNLDIGEDRILVESLKHGYIFDKFVNYRLHQERAQAIFDKTSKMLQIRIPVHST from the exons ATGTCGCGCCGTGCTAACTTTCTGGATGCGAATGACGCTTACCGCGAACAGAATTTGCGGTTTGTACGG AACGAGCTTGAGGACAATATTAATCAGTATTTTGTTGGAGCGGGCGGCAATGGTGGTGCTGATGCTGACGCAGGTGCCATGGTAGCTCCACCGCGCGACTCTATTGTAGTGCAGCCCACTGCCG GCTTTTGTGTCAAGAGCTTTAAGGTGAACAGCAATGAAAAGTTTTTCATCAACGTTTGCCAAGCGCCGGAAATACCAAGTCCCAAAGATGTTACCGATGAGGAACTCATTGGCATTTTGGAGTCCACCGAGCCGGGCTCGTTTCGTGTACCCATGAGCATCTCTGAGCTGCGTCACACCAAAGATCGCTCCAACAATAGCGTGGAAGTGTGCGACATTGCCATCAATACAAAGTTCttattgaaaatcaaaaagtCACAACtctttaataatttctttttgcaaattgttgccgAGGCTCTGAGTGAgaaatacaatatacaaatttcaatggACAAGACAATTACATTGAGCAATCGCAAGTTCATTGGCACACTTGTCTCCCATCGTGTGCGCAACGATGATGTAAAGAGAGTTGCTTCGAGCAATGCGAGCCCAGAGCAACAGGCGCAGTCCGCTAATGAATCGAAATTGGTCCAGGAGATTGATGCAGCACATGCTGCTAATATTCGTCAGAACTATTTTAAAAACAGGGAGCCACAGTATAAGCTGCGAGCCAGAATTCGCGATGATAACGTTGATGAAATACATGCTGAGCTCTATCTACCCAATTGT GTTTCTTCACAGGAAGTAAATTTGGACATTGGAGAGGACCGCATTTTGGTCGAGTCCCTGAAGCATGGAtacatttttgataaatttgttaattatcgCCTTCACCAGGAGCGTGCTCAAGCTATTTTTGATAAAACAAGCAAG ATGCTTCAAATTCGCATTCCTGTTCACAGTACTTGA
- the LOC108607097 gene encoding probable serine/threonine-protein kinase clkA, translating into MDYRNSAYGIGQRRQPNDAPMRGTNDDNFRGAAAAQSQSMNYGRGNNYNNSYGYANKNAQFTDLDSKFGSLQNNFGRNLDSGSGGGGGNNSYNNFPSSNQQRFGNNNRSGMDNLSPGPSGIKSNFNDDFRGPELSAFMEQRFNNRSNNTGSFNNNSGTSGNGGITRALPMDNFRGSPSSTSLGLNRSISDLSYNDGSRFFNNSNNRSNDRFMDNSRDQNTNNFGLNGSNFKYNNDNNSFGRTNSNFGNNNRDFNEGSNFRGNQLVNDFGAGNMNAMQFNGQRSNAGFNNEQNFRNGPELGNFGDNMNAQPMRQQSNWQQGSSNNYAAAQANRNNMPQQPKRNFNNQAPNNQAGKWDNKPQQGQQGKVFKNQNANQNQKQFANAAPNPVGAQAGNFYNNQGNKPNVQQANKQYANKKGEQANKQKQQLPKSHNKVFIKPQVKPAGAAAVPVAAAAVAAAVAAAVATPNTQPKPKPNVQAKKPAVGPKPANNGATKAVAQKRAAEAAVPAPLKKADIKRRKLAIKRGFLLGGFKLPYLNHNKVALPQPEDKSYAIMFFEQTPNYSTSGGDELDDTAVGYTPENDVDGKNAGRTLVKRIRKRLHSEWTVTEESKKYKCWQTWWKDYKWCEAGIKAELAKYENINLRECFIPDLPRLTTEQVVDVIVKSGDFALSQNSDNYFNNMKSMITLMNTTFLEHLQMPNTEKVQDMIRAVPNDFWSYKMRSMVYLWAEYLKISKTAAPSTDTGSKLLLAIAREWKNPLFHWIAKQAFDELKAISEVEWPQHKELYEHTSSTTIKQYIE; encoded by the exons ATGGATTATAGAAACAGCGCCTATGGAATTGGACAACGCCGCCAACCAAATGATGCGCCAATGCGCGGCACTAACGATGACAACTTTCgcggcgctgccgctgcccagTCGCAGTCAATGAACTATGGTCGCGgtaacaactacaacaatagtTATGGCTACGCTAACAAGAATGCTCAATTTACGGATTTGGATAGTAAATTTGGCagcttgcaaaataattttggaCGCAACTTGGATAGCggaagcggcggcggcggtggcaacaACTCTTATAACAATTTTCCAAGCAGCAATCAGCAGCgatttggcaacaacaataggtCTGGAATGGACAATCTAAGTCCTGGGCCGTCTGGAATCAAAAGTAATTTCAATGATGATTTTCGTGGACCAGAGCTGTCAGCTTTTATGGAACAGCGCTTTAACAatcgcagcaacaacactggcagtttcaataataatagcgGTACTTCGGGTAATGGTGGTATTACACGTGCGCTTCCAATGGACAACTTCCGTGGATCACCGTCTTCAACAAGTTTGGGACTGAACCGCTCGATTAGCGACTTGAGCTACAATGATGGTAGCCGATTCTTTAACAACTCTAACAACCGTAGCAATGACAGATTTATGGATAACTCACGCgatcaaaatacaaataatttcggactcaatggcagcaactttaaatataataacgaCAATAACTCCTTTGGTCGTACCAATAGCAACTTTGGGAACAATAATCGCGACTTCAATGAAGGCAGCAACTTTCGTGGCAATCAGCTTGTAAATGACTTCGGAGCTGGTAACATGAATGCGATGCAATTCAATGGGCAACGCAGTAATGCAGGCTTTAACAACGAGCAGAACTTTCGCAATGGCCCGGAGTTAGGCAACTTTGGAGACAACATGAATGCACAGCCTATGAGACAACAATCCAATTGGCAGCAAGGCAGCAGTAACAActacgctgctgctcaagcaaATCGCAATAATATGCCACAGCAACCCAAGAGGAATTTCAACAACCAAGCGCCCAACAACCAAGCGGGTAAATGGGATAACAAGCCACAGCAGGGCCAACAAGGCAAAGTTTTCAagaatcaaaatgcaaatcaaaaccAGAAACAGTTTGCTAACGCTGCTCCCAATCCCGTGGGCGCTCAGGCTGGCAACTTTTATAACAATCAAGGCAACAAGCCTAATGTGCAACAAGCTAATAAACAATATGCTAACAAGAAAGGAGAAcaagctaacaaacaaaagcaacagctgcccaaaagccacaacaaagTGTTCATAAAGCCGCAAGTGAAgcctgctggcgctgctgctgttcccgttgctgctgccgctgttgctgctgctgtggcagctgctgttgcaacgcCAAATACTcaacccaagcccaagcccaatgTGCAGGCAAAGAAGCCTGCAGTGGGGCCCAAGCCGGCAAACAATGGTGCAACTAAAG ctgttgcacagAAACgcgcagcagaagcagctgtGCCTGCTCCACTAAAGAAAGCGGATATCAAGCGTCGCAAGCTGGCCATCAAGCGTGGCTTCTTGCTGGGCGGCTTTAAGTTGCCGTATTTAAATCATAACAAAGTGGCTTTGCCACAGCCAGAGGACAAATCGTATGCTATTATGTTCTTTGAGCAGACGCCCAATTACAGTACAAGTGGTGGTGATGAGCTGGACGACACTGCCGTTGGCTACACACCCGAAAATGATGTGGATGGCAAGAATGCTGGACGCACATTGGTCAAGCGCATACGCAAGCGCTTGCATTCTGAATGGACCGTGACTGAGGAGTCCAAGAAGTATAAATGCTGGCAGACCTGGTGGAAGGATTACAAGTGGTGTGAAGCTGGAATTAAAGCGGAGCTGGCTAAATATGAGAACATTAATCTGCGTGAATGCTTCATACCGGATCTACCGCGTCTCACCACCGAGCAGGTGGTAGATGTTATTGTCAAATCGGGTGACTTTGCTTTGAGTCAGAACTCGGACAATTACTTCAACAACATGAAGTCCATGATTACCTTGATGAATACGACTTTCTTGGAACATTTGCAAATGCCCAACACGGAGAAAGTGCAAGACATGATACGTGCTGTGCCTAATGACTTTTGGTCATATAAAATGCGCAGCATGGTCTACTTGTGGGCAGAGTACCTTAAAATCTCAAAGACAGCGGCACCGTCCACGGATACGGGCAGCAAGCTGTTGCTGGCCATTGCCAGAGAATGGAAAAATCCGCTATTCCATTGGATTGCCAAGCAGGCTTTCGATGAACTTAAG GCAATTAGCGAGGTGGAATGGCCACAGCATAAAGAGCTCTATGAGCACACa TCATccacaacaattaaacaatatatagaataa
- the LOC108608365 gene encoding phosphatidylethanolamine-binding protein homolog F40A3.3 produces MNIARQALTRSVLKSQFNTKWCHFVRATTVTAVNFSSPAAIKIATNYVQPIRNIATTVCKFSKDSAACKMEEHCVVPDVIAKAPQGNISVDYDCGISVKPGMVLTPTQVKDQPCVKWEADDGKFYTLVMTDPDAPSRKDPKFREWHHWLVGNIPGNQVAKGDVLSAYIGSGPPPETGLHRYVFLVYEQKCKLTFDEKPLPDNSGDGRGGFKIAKFAEKYLCFWLFSMFLVIFIILR; encoded by the coding sequence ATGAATATTGCACGCCAAGCGCTTACACGCAGCGTCTTAAAGTCGCAATTTAACACGAAATGGTGCCATTTTGTTAGGGCTACCACAGTGACAGCTGTCAACTTTTCTTCGCCGGCCGCCATTAAAATTGCAACCAATTACGTGCAGCCGATTCGCAATATAGCAACAActgtttgtaaattttctaAAGACTCCGCTGCTTGCAAAATGGAGGAACATTGCGTTGTACCCGATGTTATTGCCAAGGCACCCCAAGGCAACATTTCTGTGGATTATGATTGTGGCATTTCTGTTAAGCCCGGCATGGTATTAACGCCAACCCAAGTGAAAGATCAGCCATGCGTCAAATGGGAAGCTGATGACGGCAAGTTCTACACGCTCGTCATGACCGATCCGGACGCACCCAGTCGCAAGGATCCCAAATTCCGTGAATGGCATCACTGGCTGGTAGGAAACATACCCGGCAACCAAGTTGCCAAGGGCGATGTGCTCTCAGCTTATATTGGCTCTGGACCTCCACCAGAGACTGGCCTGCATCGCTATGTGTTTTTGGTTTACGAGCAGAAGTGCAAGCTTACCTTTGATGAGAAGCCCCTGCCCGACAACAGCGGCGATGGTCGTGGTGGCTTTAAAATTGCCAAGTTTGCTGAGAAATACTTATGTTTCTGGTTATTCTCTATGTTTCTAGTAATTTTTATCATATTGCGGTAA
- the LOC108608364 gene encoding magnesium transporter NIPA2, with protein sequence MPIMHRPRISQTPPLMEPISNTDFYIGVGLAISSCFFIGSSFIIKKKALLRLSRLGEVRAAAGGFGYLREWIWWAGLLTMGIGEAANFAAYAFAPASLVTPLGALSVIISAVMASKFLNEKLNLLGKIGCFLCIIGSTIIVIHSPKEKEIEDLQVLFDMMQEPSFILYVTCIFGSSAYVACIVAPRHGHTNVCVYIFLCSGIGSLTVMSCKALGLAIRSTIANGSHVFGSWMPWFLIVVTVTFIAIQMNYLNRALDIFNTSIVTPIYYVMFTTFVITASAILLKEFTHMSFENILGDICGFLIVITAVFMLNAFKDIDLTLSDVRGLLHPKMQRVSQFDEEVLVSTNLKDRRYSYGSGDIFRKA encoded by the exons ATGCCAATAATGCATCGCCCCCGCATAAGTCAGACCCCACCATTGATGGAACCCATCTCAAACACAGATTTTTACATTGGTGTGGGTTTGGCTATATCATCATGTTTCTTCATTGGCTCCagctttattataaaaaagaagGCATTGTTGCGACTAAGTAGACTTGGCGAAGTGCGTGCCGCGGCTGGTGGGTTTGGCTATTTGCGCGAATGGATTTGGTGGGCAGGATTATTAACAA tggGCATAGGCGAGGCTGCgaattttgctgcttatgcCTTTGCACCAGCTTCGTTGGTCACGCCCTTGGGTGCCCTAAGTGTGATAATCTCCGCAGTAATGGCATCAAAATTCCTCAACGAAAAGCTCAATTTGCTGGGCAAAATCGGCTGCTTTTTGTGCATAATTGGTTCAACGATCATTGTTATACATTCACCCAAGGAAAAGGAAATTGAGGATCTACAAGTGCTCTTCGATATGATGCAAGAGCCAagctttatattatatgttacATGCATATTTGGATCCAGTGCTTATGTGGCCTGCATTGTTGCTCCCAGACATGGACATACAAATGTGTGCGTATACATTTTCCTCTGCTCTGGCATTGGCTCCCTAACAGTCATGTCCTGCAAGGCTCTTGGCTTGGCCATTCGAAGCACCATTGCCAATGGCTCACACGTTTTTGGCTCTTGGATGCCTTGGTTTCTTATTGTGGTCACCGTCACCTTTATAGCCATACAAATGAACTATTTGAACAGAGCGTTGGACATCTTCAACACAAGCATAGTGACGCCCATTTACTATGTCATGTTTACCACATTCGTCATTACTGCGTCTGCAATTTTACTCAAAGAGTTTACGCACATGAGTTTTGAAAACATACTCGGCGACATTTGTGGCTTCCTCATAGTTATTACAGCTGTGTTTATGCTCAATGCATTCAAAGATATTGATTTAACATTGAGTGATGTGCGTGGCCTGTTGCACCCCAAAATGCAACGTGTTTCACAATTTGACGAGGAGGTGCTTGTAAGCACCAACTTAAAGGATAGACGATACTCGTATGGCTCCGGTGATATATTCCGTAAGGCATGA
- the LOC108608363 gene encoding LOW QUALITY PROTEIN: thiamine transporter 2 (The sequence of the model RefSeq protein was modified relative to this genomic sequence to represent the inferred CDS: deleted 2 bases in 2 codons), which produces MENWLKISLLLCSFGFFREFRPSEPYVTEFLAGEWRNLTSEQVYQEVYPLGSYAVLAQLVIVFLITDLLRYKPIIVLSSLAGITLFAILIWTRTLFSLQIAQIFFGTFMAAEVTYYTYIYAKVDRSHYQEVTGHTRAAILGGKFLGGVLAQVLVSTNSMDFFELHYISFATQIISLPISLLLPKVSRSLYFYAVDKDEEVAAASVPAIQLSTAASKEEEQPPPKFSMTKAGRLLWYHLTSSYSNPVVLQWSIWWAFASCGQLQVIAYIQFLWKEHAPNNQSTFNGGVEAIATLFGAVGAIVAGLLNSNKRRDLYMLINSVCVAVLGLLLLMAALIKEVWLAYITYIIFSAVFFFIITIAAAIVAENLVDDSFGLIFGINTLVAMILQTILTVVVVTDTGFGLPPADQYVVYGTYFLILAAAYLLMLLVTKICKKK; this is translated from the exons ATGGAGAACTGGCTGAAAATATCATTGCTGCTGTGCTCGTTCGGCTTCTTTCGCGAGTTTCGTCCCTCGGAGCCGTACGTCACCGAATTTCTTGCCGGAGAATGGCGCAATTTGACGTCGGAGCAAGTTTACCAGGAGGTTTATCCGCTTGGCTCATACGCAGTGCTTGCACAGTTGGTTATAGTGTTTCTTATAACGGATCTGTTGCGCTATAAGCCCATCATAGTACTTTCTTCATTGGCGGGCATTACGCTCTTTGCCATTTTAATCTGGACACGTACACTGTTTAGTCTGCAAATTGCTCAGATATTCTTTGGCACCTTTATGGCCGCCGAAGTG ACttactatacatatatctatgcCAAGGTGGACAGAAGTCATTATCAAGAA GTTACAGGCCACACACGTGCAGCAATTTTAGGCGGAAAATTCTTGGGCGGCGTTCTAGCCCAGGTGCTCGTCTCCACCAACAGCATGGACTTCTTCGAGCTACACTATATATCCTTCGCCACGCAGATAATATCATTGCCCATCTCGTTGCTGCTACCAAAAGTATCCCGCAGCTTATACTTTTACGCTGTGGACAAGGATGAGGAAGTAGCTGCTGCCTCAGTGcctgcaattcaattaagcaCCGCGGCGTCAAAGGAGGAGGAACAGCCACCGCCAAAGTTTTCTATGACGAAAGCTGGTCGCCTGCTGTGGTATCATTTGACTTCCTCCTACTCAAATCCCGTTGTGCTGCAATGGAGCATCTGGTGGGCATTTGCCTCTTGTGGTCAACTTCAGGTCATCGCCTATATACAGTTCTTGTGGAAGGAACATGCACCCAACAATCAGAGCACATTCAATGGCGGCGTCGAGGCTATAGCAACGCTTTTCGGCGCTGTGGGTGCCATTGTTGCTGGCCTGctgaacagcaacaagcgccgAGATCTTTACATGCTTATCAATTccgtgtgtgtggctgtgctGGGCCTGCTGTTGTTAATGGCGGCACTAATTAAAGAAGTCTGGTTGGCCTACATCACCTACATCATTTTCAGCGCcgtcttcttcttcatcatcaCCATTGCGGCAGCTATTGTGGCCGAGAACCTGGTGGATGATAGTTTCGGTTTAATATTTGGCATCAACACACTGGTGGCGATGATCCTGCAAACTATTCTAACTGTTGTGGTTGTAACGG acACCGGATTTGGTTTGCCGCCAGCGGATCAATATGTAGTCTATGGTACATATTTTCTGattttggctgcagcttaTCTTTTAATGTTATTAGTTACTAAGATTTGCAAGAAAAAATAg